In a single window of the Acyrthosiphon pisum isolate AL4f chromosome X, pea_aphid_22Mar2018_4r6ur, whole genome shotgun sequence genome:
- the LOC100572966 gene encoding micronuclear linker histone polyprotein, protein MSRNKSSALSDGVGREARRHNADENPTDGLDAGPSTSGVGGIVEMRRGRRSSRGRRSRRRSGSNRRRRRSSRRSRSGRRRVSGDEDEQDSDSDYTDQEQDEYDDSEETRDASGRRRRGRRSRSRKGRRSSSRSRRRRSSRRRRRPLSAADEDDMNVIVKKQNLAGLSSTPSNSRRPRGAVVVAAAAGEKERRRSRRP, encoded by the coding sequence atgtCGAGAAACAAGAGCTCGGCGTTATCAGATGGCGTTGGTCGCGAAGCTCGTCGTCACAACGCCGATGAAAACCCGACAGACGGGTTAGACGCCGGTCCATCAACCAGTGGCGTCGGTGGCATCGTTGAAATGAGACGCGGCCGTCGATCGTCTCGAGGTCGCCGATCAAGGCGTAGGTCCGGTAGCAACAGACGAAGGAGGCGGTCATCGAGGAGGTCACGGTCAGGGCGGAGGCGGGTGAGTGGTGACGAAGACGAGCAGGACAGCGATTCGGATTATACCGACCAGGAACAGGACGAATACGACGACAGCGAAGAAACCCGTGACGCGTCGGGCCGTCGGAGAAGGGGTAGGAGGAGTAGAAGCCGGAAGGGCAGACGGTCGTCGTCACGGAGTAGAAGACGTCGTAGTAGTCGGCGGCGTCGCCGTCCCCTGAGCGCTGCGGACGAAGATGATATGAACGTCATCGTAAAAAAGCAAAATCTCGCGGGTTTGTCGTCCACCCCGTCAAATTCACGTAGGCCACGAGGAGCCGTCGTCGTCGCAGCGGCAGCCGGAGAAAAAGAACGTAGACGGAGTAGGCGTCCATAG
- the LOC100162097 gene encoding RING-box protein 1-like translates to MEDDKDVKASLSSISSPKVKKLFEIKKWNAVTLWAWDIVVDNCAICRNNITDLCIECQANQNVGSRDECTVAWGTCNHAFHLHCISRWLTTRQVCPLDNKEWELQKYGL, encoded by the coding sequence ATGGAAGATGATAAAGATGTTAAAGCTTCACTATCAAGTATTAGTAGTCCTAAAGttaagaaattatttgaaataaagaaATGGAATGCTGTTACTTTATGGGCTTGGGACATCGTTGTGGACAATTGTGCCATTTGTCGTAATAACATCACGGACTTATGCATCGAGTGTCAAGCCAATCAAAATGTAGGGTCTAGAGATGAATGTACAGTTGCGTGGGGCACATGTAATCATGCTTTTCATCTTCACTGCATATCTCGTTGGTTAACAACTCGACAAGTATGTCCACTTGATAACAAAGAATGGGAACTCCAGAAGTATGGTTTATAG